In Candidatus Methylomirabilota bacterium, one genomic interval encodes:
- a CDS encoding biotin/lipoyl-containing protein, giving the protein MKFVATTGDRAEPVDITGADGAYRVTIGDQVWEVDARRTAPGMYSLLIGGVSYVADVDEREGVSLVHVGGETHTVQVEEHTRYMIRTRGGASAPRGARTITAPLPGRITQVAVQAGDAVAPGDTLVVIEAMKMENEFKASAAGRVVEVRVAPGQAVNAGDVLLVIGP; this is encoded by the coding sequence ATGAAATTCGTCGCCACCACCGGGGACCGCGCCGAGCCGGTCGACATCACCGGGGCCGATGGCGCCTATCGGGTGACGATCGGCGACCAGGTCTGGGAGGTCGATGCCCGCCGCACGGCTCCGGGCATGTACTCGCTGCTCATCGGGGGCGTCTCCTACGTCGCCGACGTCGACGAGCGCGAGGGCGTGAGCCTCGTGCACGTCGGCGGCGAGACCCACACGGTACAGGTCGAGGAACACACGCGCTACATGATCCGCACGCGGGGAGGGGCCAGCGCCCCGCGCGGCGCGCGGACGATCACGGCCCCGCTGCCCGGGCGGATCACCCAGGTGGCGGTGCAGGCCGGCGACGCCGTGGCCCCGGGCGACACGCTCGTCGTCATCGAGGCCATGAAGATGGAGAACGAGTTCAAGGCCTCCGCGGCGGGACGGGTCGTCGAGGTGCGGGTGGCGCCGGGGCAGGCCGTGAACGCCGGGGATGTACTATTGGTGATCGGGCCATGA
- the accC gene encoding acetyl-CoA carboxylase biotin carboxylase subunit, translating to MRIAKVLVANRGEIAVRVIRACRELGLGTVAVFSEADREALHVLMADEAYPIGPAPATESYLAIERIVRVAKAAGADAVHPGYGFLAENAAFAEACAEAGLTFVGPPAAAIRAMGDKTAARRLARGLGVPTVPGTLEPLGSDEEAVRVARELGFPVMIKAALGGGGKGMRLVRRPEELEPALRLARGEAGSAFGDASIYLERAIAEPRHIEVQVMADSHGHVVHLGERECSIQRRHQKLVEECPSPVVDAAVRQRLGEAACRVARTAGYVNAGTVEFLVDAEGNAYFLEMNTRLQVEHPVTELVTGRDLVRDQLRVAAGEPLGYAQGDVRWQGAAIECRINAEDPFGGWLPSPGTITGLRAPAGPGVREDSGIYQGYTVPRYYDTLLAKLVVWGADRSAAIERMSRALAEYRIVGLKTTIPLLKSVVSHPDFRAGRLSTGFLDRVMPDLTAAETRSATIAVIAAVLARYEGLGRSALLPAPRSAWRWGRP from the coding sequence TCCGGGCCTGCCGCGAGCTCGGGCTGGGCACCGTGGCCGTGTTCTCCGAGGCGGACCGCGAGGCCCTGCACGTGCTGATGGCCGACGAGGCGTACCCCATCGGGCCGGCCCCGGCCACCGAGAGCTACCTGGCCATCGAGCGCATCGTCCGCGTGGCCAAGGCCGCCGGCGCCGATGCCGTCCATCCCGGGTACGGGTTCCTCGCCGAGAACGCGGCCTTCGCCGAGGCCTGCGCCGAGGCCGGCCTGACGTTCGTGGGTCCGCCGGCGGCGGCGATCCGCGCCATGGGCGACAAGACGGCGGCTCGCCGGCTGGCCCGCGGGCTGGGCGTGCCGACGGTGCCCGGCACGCTCGAGCCGCTCGGGAGCGACGAGGAGGCGGTCCGGGTCGCGCGCGAGCTCGGCTTTCCCGTCATGATCAAGGCCGCCCTGGGCGGCGGCGGCAAGGGCATGCGGCTCGTGCGCCGGCCCGAGGAGCTGGAGCCGGCCCTCCGCCTGGCGCGCGGGGAGGCCGGCAGCGCCTTCGGGGACGCCTCCATCTACCTGGAGCGCGCCATCGCCGAGCCGCGCCACATCGAGGTGCAGGTGATGGCGGATAGCCACGGCCACGTCGTCCACCTGGGCGAGCGCGAGTGCTCGATTCAGCGCCGTCACCAGAAGCTGGTCGAGGAGTGTCCCTCGCCCGTGGTCGACGCCGCGGTGCGCCAGCGCCTGGGCGAGGCCGCCTGCCGCGTGGCCCGGACGGCCGGCTACGTCAACGCCGGGACGGTGGAGTTCCTCGTCGACGCCGAAGGGAACGCCTATTTCCTCGAGATGAACACGCGCCTGCAGGTGGAGCACCCGGTGACCGAGCTCGTCACCGGCCGGGATCTCGTCCGCGATCAGCTCCGCGTCGCGGCCGGCGAGCCGCTCGGCTACGCCCAGGGCGACGTCCGCTGGCAGGGCGCGGCCATCGAGTGCCGGATCAACGCCGAGGATCCGTTCGGCGGCTGGCTGCCTTCGCCCGGAACGATCACCGGGCTGCGGGCGCCGGCCGGGCCCGGGGTGCGCGAGGACTCCGGCATCTACCAGGGCTACACGGTGCCGCGCTACTACGACACCCTGCTCGCCAAGCTGGTGGTGTGGGGCGCCGACCGGAGCGCCGCGATCGAGCGCATGAGCCGGGCCCTGGCGGAATACCGCATCGTGGGGCTGAAGACCACCATCCCTCTGCTGAAGTCGGTCGTGAGCCATCCGGACTTCAGGGCGGGGCGCCTGTCCACGGGATTCCTCGACCGCGTCATGCCCGATCTCACTGCGGCCGAGACGCGCTCGGCCACCATCGCCGTCATCGCCGCCGTGCTCGCGCGCTACGAGGGGCTGGGCCGGAGCGCGCTGTTGCCGGCGCCGCGCAGTGCCTGGCGCTGGGGCCGCCCATGA